A single genomic interval of Alistipes provencensis harbors:
- a CDS encoding RagB/SusD family nutrient uptake outer membrane protein translates to MKRKIWMIALASLLFGGCKRYLDVTPQGKIIPETEEDFEALLNNMLFAIEEGTDEDILGCYDRVILYESISDNLDANVSAGRLTLYAGDVANNFQKGYYEGLYSAIKDCNLILEYMLEKDSAKARALCAAAYAIKGVCYYNLIRIYCEPYDAATASSLPGIPIVEHFEVESDAVPDRNTLARSYEYAVSLFRKAIDCHMTDESYLFTEAVAKTFLAKLYFWAEKWSEVIPLCEELLAVPSYALADRSVYAESVQSYGERLQEVIIRDRTTGDDDVKTLYDETFQKYLNTRPVNTTLLKLFGSEPQKDVRWSIMCDAKRVNRKTVTARVRGSELHLMLAESYAHPGAQQDEAKALSLLNELRRKRIEDVADYTLRTLPGPDPEALITADAEGKPLTPLISAILDERRKELYMEGDRWFELKRNGRPEWWVIQQSGSTLPVKYVVRQYLYTMPVSVRDIRNSQGKIAQNPGYEF, encoded by the coding sequence ATGAAACGGAAAATATGGATGATAGCCCTGGCATCGCTGCTTTTCGGCGGATGCAAGCGTTATCTCGACGTGACACCGCAGGGAAAGATCATCCCTGAAACGGAGGAGGATTTCGAAGCCTTGCTGAACAACATGCTGTTTGCCATCGAGGAGGGAACGGACGAGGATATTCTGGGATGTTACGACCGGGTGATTCTCTACGAGTCGATCTCCGACAACCTCGATGCGAACGTCTCGGCCGGGCGTCTGACGCTCTATGCGGGCGATGTGGCGAACAACTTTCAGAAGGGGTATTACGAAGGCCTTTATTCGGCGATCAAGGATTGTAATCTGATTCTGGAATACATGCTCGAAAAGGACTCCGCGAAGGCCCGGGCGTTGTGTGCCGCAGCCTATGCCATCAAGGGTGTCTGCTACTACAATCTGATTCGGATCTACTGCGAGCCGTACGATGCGGCGACGGCCTCCTCCCTGCCGGGCATTCCCATTGTCGAACATTTCGAAGTGGAAAGCGATGCGGTGCCCGATCGCAACACCCTTGCCCGGAGCTACGAGTATGCGGTGTCGCTCTTCCGCAAGGCGATCGATTGCCACATGACCGATGAGTCGTATCTTTTCACGGAGGCGGTGGCGAAGACCTTCCTGGCCAAGCTCTATTTCTGGGCGGAAAAGTGGTCCGAGGTAATTCCGTTGTGCGAGGAATTGCTGGCCGTACCTTCTTACGCCCTTGCGGACAGGAGCGTTTATGCGGAGTCGGTTCAGTCTTACGGAGAGCGGTTGCAGGAGGTCATCATCCGCGACCGGACGACGGGCGACGACGACGTGAAGACACTCTACGACGAGACTTTTCAGAAATACCTCAACACGCGGCCGGTGAATACCACGCTGTTGAAACTTTTCGGTTCGGAGCCGCAGAAGGATGTGCGTTGGAGCATCATGTGCGATGCGAAACGGGTTAACCGGAAGACTGTGACGGCACGGGTCCGGGGTTCGGAACTGCATCTGATGCTTGCCGAGAGTTATGCCCATCCGGGGGCGCAGCAGGACGAGGCGAAGGCGCTGTCGCTGCTCAACGAACTGCGCCGCAAACGCATTGAGGATGTTGCGGATTACACGCTTCGGACGCTTCCCGGTCCGGACCCAGAGGCGCTGATTACGGCGGATGCCGAGGGCAAGCCTCTCACGCCGTTGATTTCCGCCATTTTGGACGAGCGGCGCAAGGAGCTCTATATGGAGGGTGACCGCTGGTTCGAACTCAAACGCAACGGGCGTCCCGAATGGTGGGTGATCCAGCAGTCGGGAAGCACGCTGCCGGTCAAATATGTGGTGCGGCAGTATCTCTATACGATGCCCGTGAGTGTACGGGACATTCGGAATAGTCAGGGAAAGATTGCGCAGAATCCGGGTTATGAATTTTGA